The Geodermatophilaceae bacterium NBWT11 genome has a segment encoding these proteins:
- a CDS encoding gamma carbonic anhydrase family protein, with protein MPLFSFEGKHPQVHPDAWIAPTATLVGDVTVESGASVWYGVVVRADFGAIVIRAGANVQDNSVLHGGDDPVTEVGPGATIGHLCVVHGCVIGAEALIGNGSTVQDGARIGRRALIGAGSLVPPGMVVPDEVLALGSPAKVRGPLTAGAAQWVDGNPSIYQELARRHAAGVERLD; from the coding sequence ATGCCGCTGTTCTCCTTCGAAGGCAAGCACCCCCAGGTGCACCCCGACGCGTGGATCGCCCCCACCGCGACGCTGGTGGGCGACGTGACGGTCGAGTCCGGTGCCTCGGTCTGGTACGGCGTGGTGGTCCGGGCGGACTTCGGCGCCATCGTGATCCGAGCCGGGGCCAACGTGCAGGACAACTCGGTGCTGCACGGCGGCGACGACCCGGTCACCGAGGTCGGCCCCGGGGCGACCATCGGCCACCTGTGCGTGGTGCACGGCTGCGTGATCGGGGCCGAAGCGCTGATCGGCAACGGGTCGACCGTGCAGGACGGCGCCCGGATCGGCCGGCGCGCCCTCATCGGCGCGGGCTCCCTCGTCCCGCCCGGGATGGTCGTGCCCGACGAGGTGCTCGCCCTGGGCTCCCCGGCCAAGGTGCGCGGGCCGCTCACTGCCGGCGCCGCGCAGTGGGTGGACGGCAACCCCTCGATCTACCAGGAGCTGGCTCGCCGGCACGCCGCCGGCGTCGAGCGGCTGGACTGA
- a CDS encoding DUF2505 domain-containing protein codes for MPGSWVRAPPAPLPWPAAPAHRDDHERVSFTHDVTVPAPPAQLIATLTDESFVREALAALGAEVREVSVEGTTTTARYTVPTQGIPEAFAKFVGDRVELLDVRTWTATGDGATGTVVVTSKLFGRDVRLEGERRVTAAGAGSQIDSTGTSKVDAPFVGRKAEGAVDQLAVVVLRKEAESLQRRLA; via the coding sequence ATCCCTGGGTCGTGGGTTCGAGCCCCACCCGCCCCACTCCCCTGGCCAGCGGCCCCGGCGCACCGCGACGATCATGAGCGGGTGTCCTTCACCCACGACGTCACCGTCCCCGCCCCGCCCGCCCAGTTGATCGCCACGCTCACCGACGAGTCCTTCGTCCGCGAGGCACTGGCCGCGCTCGGCGCCGAGGTGCGCGAGGTGTCCGTCGAGGGCACGACGACGACCGCGCGGTACACCGTCCCGACGCAGGGCATCCCCGAGGCGTTCGCGAAGTTCGTCGGCGACCGGGTCGAGCTCCTCGACGTCCGCACCTGGACGGCGACCGGCGACGGCGCGACCGGCACCGTCGTCGTCACCTCGAAGCTGTTCGGCCGCGACGTCCGCCTCGAGGGCGAGCGCCGGGTCACCGCCGCAGGAGCGGGCAGCCAGATCGACAGCACCGGCACCTCGAAGGTCGACGCGCCGTTCGTGGGCCGCAAGGCCGAGGGCGCGGTCGACCAGCTCGCGGTGGTCGTGCTCCGCAAGGAGGCCGAGTCGCTACAGCGCCGGCTGGCCTGA